A genomic region of Trifolium pratense cultivar HEN17-A07 linkage group LG3, ARS_RC_1.1, whole genome shotgun sequence contains the following coding sequences:
- the LOC123918804 gene encoding potassium transporter 3 isoform X1 — protein MSSSDASIQRGSSTTVECKPQYKALLFLTYQSLGYLFGDISLSPLYVYQSIFSGRLNHVQNEDAIFGAFSLIFWTLSIISLLKYVVFMLSADDNGEGGTVALYSHLCRNAKFSLLPNHQASDEELSTYRKPGYSNRNISPSSLKRFIEKHKSTKIVLLSFVLLGACMVICYGALMPAISVLSSVEGLKIEAKIKNNSMVPLISCVLLVAIFVLQHRGSHTVAFMFPPIIILWLLSIFMIGIYNVIKWNPRIYQALSPYYIYKFFSVTGKDGWTNLGGVFLCVTGTEAMFTDLGYYKQTPVRVAFSCVIYPCLILQYMGQAAFLSKNLSAVPISFYASIPDVLFWPVFVVAALAAIVASQAVISSTFSIVQQCHAFECFPRIKAIHSRRWINGQTYIPEINWILMVISLVVTVGFENTIHIGYAYGIACLIVGFVTTWLTSLVIHLVWHRSLIVAVAFLLFFGSIEVLFLSSYCMKIPNGGWLPIVLSAVFMVVMYVWHYGSRKKYFFDMHSKVSMRGILTLGPSLGIVRVPGMGLIYTELATGVPASFTHFLTNLPAFYQVVVFVCIKTLPVPSVPQAERYLIGRIGPKSYRLYRCIVRHGYKDVYSHEIDFENELVMSIAEFIQLEAEGCSGNLDGSGDGRMAVVRTSGKFGTRLRMSESAGVEESDSNNLPGALTVSSSKSPTLKKLQAMYEQESPELNNTRRRIKFEVLNTIYRDPHVKEELMELVEAKRAGVAYVIGHSHVKAKWNSSFVKKFAVNLYSFLRKNCRSPAVGLNIPQTCLIKVGMNYHV, from the exons ATGAGCTCAAGCGATGCGAGTATACAACGAGGTTCATCAACGAcg GTGGAGTGCAAACCTCAATATAAAGCacttttatttttgacataCCAGAGTTTGGGCTATCTGTTTGGTGACATAAGCCTCTCCCCACTTTATGTCTATCAAAGTATATTTTCTGGAAGACTGAATCATGTTCAAAATGAGGATGCAATATTTGGCgcattttctttgattttttggacTCTCTCTATTATTTCTTTGTTGAAGTATGTTGTTTTCATGTTGAGTGCAGATGATAATGGCGAAG GGGGGACTGTTGCTTTGTATTCACACCTTTGCAGAAATGCAAAATTTAGTTTGCTACCTAATCATCAAGCATCTGATGAGGAGCTCTCTACATATCGCAAACCTGGTTACTCAAATAGAAATATATCACCCTCATCTTTGAaaagattcattgaaaaacacAAGAGCACAAAAATTGTTTTGCTTAGTTTTGTTTTACTTGGTGCTTGCATGGTAATTTGTTATGGTGCACTCATGCCTGCCATTTCAG TTCTTTCTTCTGTTGAAGGGTTGAAAATCGAAGCGAAGATTAAAAACAATA GTATGGTGCCTCTTATTTCTTGTGTTCTACTGGTTGCAATATTTGTTCTGCAACACCGTGGCTCCCACACGGTCGCCTTCATGTTTCCTCCCATAATCATCCTATGGTTACTGTCTATTTTCATGATTGGCATTTACAATGTCATCAAGTGGAATCCAAGAATATATCAGGCTCTTTCTccatattatatatacaaattCTTTTCGGTTACAGGAAAAGATGGTTGGACTAATCTTGGAGGCGTATTTTTGTGTGTTACAG GGACTGAAGCTATGTTTACAGACCTTGGGTACTACAAACAAACCCCTGTAAGG GTTGCATTTTCTTGTGTCATTTACCCATGTCTAATTCTTCAATACATGGGGCAGGCTGCTTTTCTATCGAAGAATTTATCCGCAGTACCTATAAGCTTTTATGCTTCTATTCCAG ATGTCCTCTTTTGGCCGGTATTTGTGGTGGCTGCTTTGGCAGCAATAGTTGCAAGTCAGGCTGTCATCTCTTCGACATTCTCAATTGTCCAACAATGCCATGCATTTGAATGTTTCCCTCGTATTAAGGCAATACATTCCAGAAGGTGGATTAATGGTCAGACATATATACCAGAGATAAACTGGATTCTTATGGTAATCAGCTTGGTTGTGACAGTTGGGTTTGAAAACACGATCCATATAGGATATGCTTATG GGATTGCATGTCTGATTGTGGGATTTGTGACTACATGGTTGACTTCACTTGTCATCCATCTTGTATGGCATCGAAGTCTTATAGTTGCTGTGGCATTTCTCTTATTCTTTGGTTCGATAGAGGTCCTCTTTCTTTCATCTTATTGCATGAAAATCCCAAATGGTGGCTGGCTTCCAATTGTGCTCTCTGCAGTCTTCATGGTTGTTATGTATGTGTGGCATTATGGTTCTAGAAAAAAGTATTTCTTTGATATGCATAGCAAAGTTTCAATGAGGGGGATCCTTACATTGGGTCCTAGTCTTGGGATTGTTAGGGTCCCAGGGATGGGCCTTATCTATACCGAATTGGCTACTGGAGTCCCTGCCAGTTTCACTCATTTCTTGACAAATCTACCAGCTTTCTACCAAGtggttgtttttgtttgtattaAGACTTTGCCTGTGCCTTCTGTGCCCCAAGCAGAACGTTATCTCATTGGCCGAATTGGTCCGAAATCCTATCGGTTGTATCGGTGCATTGTTCGACATGGTTACAAAGATGTTTATAGCcatgaaattgattttgaaaatgAATTGGTGATGAGCATAGCAGAATTCATTCAATTGGAAGCTGAAGGTTGTTCTGGAAACCTAGATGGTAGTGGAGATGGCCGTATGGCGGTCGTTAGGACGTCTGGGAAGTTTGGAACAAGATTGCGAATGTCAGAATCTGCTGGTGTTGAAGAAAGCGACAGTAATAATCTTCCCGGAGCTTTGACTGTTAGTAGCAGTAAATCTCCGACATTGAAGAAGCTGCAGGCCATGTATGAGCAGGAATCACCGGAACTCAACAACACTAGACGGCGGATTAAATTTGAGGTTCTAAATACAATATATAGAGATCCACATGTCAAGGAAGAGCTCATGGAACTTGTGGAAGCCAAGCGTGCTGGAGTAGCATATGTAATAGGCCATTCTCATGTAAAGGCCAAGTGGAACTCTTCCTTTGTTAAGAAGTTTGCTGTAAACCTCTACTCTTTTCTTCGAAAAAATTGCCGCTCCCCTGCTGTTGGACTAAATATTCCCCAGACTTGTCTGATTAAGGTAGGAATGAATTACCATGTCTAG
- the LOC123918804 gene encoding potassium transporter 3 isoform X2 gives MSSSDANIQRGSSTTVECKPQYKALLFLTYQSLGYLFGDISLSPLYVYQSIFSGRLNHVQNEDAIFGAFSLIFWTLSIISLLKYVVFMLSADDNGEGGTVALYSHLCRNAKFSLLPNHQASDEELSTYRKPGYSNRNISPSSLKRFIEKHKSTKIVLLSFVLLGACMVICYGALMPAISVLSSVEGLKIEAKIKNNSMVPLISCVLLVAIFVLQHRGSHTVAFMFPPIIILWLLSIFMIGIYNVIKWNPRIYQALSPYYIYKFFSVTGKDGWTNLGGVFLCVTGTEAMFTDLGYYKQTPVRVAFSCVIYPCLILQYMGQAAFLSKNLSAVPISFYASIPDVLFWPVFVVAALAAIVASQAVISSTFSIVQQCHAFECFPRIKAIHSRRWINGQTYIPEINWILMVISLVVTVGFENTIHIGYAYGIACLIVGFVTTWLTSLVIHLVWHRSLIVAVAFLLFFGSIEVLFLSSYCMKIPNGGWLPIVLSAVFMVVMYVWHYGSRKKYFFDMHSKVSMRGILTLGPSLGIVRVPGMGLIYTELATGVPASFTHFLTNLPAFYQVVVFVCIKTLPVPSVPQAERYLIGRIGPKSYRLYRCIVRHGYKDVYSHEIDFENELVMSIAEFIQLEAEGCSGNLDGSGDGRMAVVRTSGKFGTRLRMSESAGVEESDSNNLPGALTVSSSKSPTLKKLQAMYEQESPELNNTRRRIKFEVLNTIYRDPHVKEELMELVEAKRAGVAYVIGHSHVKAKWNSSFVKKFAVNLYSFLRKNCRSPAVGLNIPQTCLIKVGMNYHV, from the exons GTGGAGTGCAAACCTCAATATAAAGCacttttatttttgacataCCAGAGTTTGGGCTATCTGTTTGGTGACATAAGCCTCTCCCCACTTTATGTCTATCAAAGTATATTTTCTGGAAGACTGAATCATGTTCAAAATGAGGATGCAATATTTGGCgcattttctttgattttttggacTCTCTCTATTATTTCTTTGTTGAAGTATGTTGTTTTCATGTTGAGTGCAGATGATAATGGCGAAG GGGGGACTGTTGCTTTGTATTCACACCTTTGCAGAAATGCAAAATTTAGTTTGCTACCTAATCATCAAGCATCTGATGAGGAGCTCTCTACATATCGCAAACCTGGTTACTCAAATAGAAATATATCACCCTCATCTTTGAaaagattcattgaaaaacacAAGAGCACAAAAATTGTTTTGCTTAGTTTTGTTTTACTTGGTGCTTGCATGGTAATTTGTTATGGTGCACTCATGCCTGCCATTTCAG TTCTTTCTTCTGTTGAAGGGTTGAAAATCGAAGCGAAGATTAAAAACAATA GTATGGTGCCTCTTATTTCTTGTGTTCTACTGGTTGCAATATTTGTTCTGCAACACCGTGGCTCCCACACGGTCGCCTTCATGTTTCCTCCCATAATCATCCTATGGTTACTGTCTATTTTCATGATTGGCATTTACAATGTCATCAAGTGGAATCCAAGAATATATCAGGCTCTTTCTccatattatatatacaaattCTTTTCGGTTACAGGAAAAGATGGTTGGACTAATCTTGGAGGCGTATTTTTGTGTGTTACAG GGACTGAAGCTATGTTTACAGACCTTGGGTACTACAAACAAACCCCTGTAAGG GTTGCATTTTCTTGTGTCATTTACCCATGTCTAATTCTTCAATACATGGGGCAGGCTGCTTTTCTATCGAAGAATTTATCCGCAGTACCTATAAGCTTTTATGCTTCTATTCCAG ATGTCCTCTTTTGGCCGGTATTTGTGGTGGCTGCTTTGGCAGCAATAGTTGCAAGTCAGGCTGTCATCTCTTCGACATTCTCAATTGTCCAACAATGCCATGCATTTGAATGTTTCCCTCGTATTAAGGCAATACATTCCAGAAGGTGGATTAATGGTCAGACATATATACCAGAGATAAACTGGATTCTTATGGTAATCAGCTTGGTTGTGACAGTTGGGTTTGAAAACACGATCCATATAGGATATGCTTATG GGATTGCATGTCTGATTGTGGGATTTGTGACTACATGGTTGACTTCACTTGTCATCCATCTTGTATGGCATCGAAGTCTTATAGTTGCTGTGGCATTTCTCTTATTCTTTGGTTCGATAGAGGTCCTCTTTCTTTCATCTTATTGCATGAAAATCCCAAATGGTGGCTGGCTTCCAATTGTGCTCTCTGCAGTCTTCATGGTTGTTATGTATGTGTGGCATTATGGTTCTAGAAAAAAGTATTTCTTTGATATGCATAGCAAAGTTTCAATGAGGGGGATCCTTACATTGGGTCCTAGTCTTGGGATTGTTAGGGTCCCAGGGATGGGCCTTATCTATACCGAATTGGCTACTGGAGTCCCTGCCAGTTTCACTCATTTCTTGACAAATCTACCAGCTTTCTACCAAGtggttgtttttgtttgtattaAGACTTTGCCTGTGCCTTCTGTGCCCCAAGCAGAACGTTATCTCATTGGCCGAATTGGTCCGAAATCCTATCGGTTGTATCGGTGCATTGTTCGACATGGTTACAAAGATGTTTATAGCcatgaaattgattttgaaaatgAATTGGTGATGAGCATAGCAGAATTCATTCAATTGGAAGCTGAAGGTTGTTCTGGAAACCTAGATGGTAGTGGAGATGGCCGTATGGCGGTCGTTAGGACGTCTGGGAAGTTTGGAACAAGATTGCGAATGTCAGAATCTGCTGGTGTTGAAGAAAGCGACAGTAATAATCTTCCCGGAGCTTTGACTGTTAGTAGCAGTAAATCTCCGACATTGAAGAAGCTGCAGGCCATGTATGAGCAGGAATCACCGGAACTCAACAACACTAGACGGCGGATTAAATTTGAGGTTCTAAATACAATATATAGAGATCCACATGTCAAGGAAGAGCTCATGGAACTTGTGGAAGCCAAGCGTGCTGGAGTAGCATATGTAATAGGCCATTCTCATGTAAAGGCCAAGTGGAACTCTTCCTTTGTTAAGAAGTTTGCTGTAAACCTCTACTCTTTTCTTCGAAAAAATTGCCGCTCCCCTGCTGTTGGACTAAATATTCCCCAGACTTGTCTGATTAAGGTAGGAATGAATTACCATGTCTAG
- the LOC123918806 gene encoding uncharacterized protein LOC123918806 — protein sequence MLFTSSSHSLFSRQSFLPIKPFPRTPTLRPFPTTTTIRISNSRINPPNNKLSILCFRHEEQHSPETPKPEIIDHCLLEELVQSESKDPDVTKRRDWWSILPKAANEVFNGIGKRWVVPWSAITILKVMLLWTSAFWFIGSWMIPFAAHITGFSKDSLTFRGQALFSLVTDVTEGLAGIAILVRCLSRFRPLPPDWFKFSPEGKWHLDVVMGCLMFPLVNRLSQFNLDILPILPSTQITLSSVEQSIKARDPVAMLLYAIVVTVCAPVWEEIVFRGFLLPSLTKYMPVWCAILISSVAFALAHFNIQRMLPLIFLGMVMGVIFTRSRNLLPSMLLHSLWNGFVFLDLMK from the exons ATGTTGTTTACCTCTTCTTCTCACTCTCTTTTTTCTCGTCAATCTTTTCTTCCAATTAAACCTTTTCCTCGTACCCCGACACTCCGTCCTTTTCCTACAACAACCACTATTCGGATCTCTAATTCTCGTATCAATCCTCCAAACAAC AAATTGAGTATTTTGTGCTTTAGGCATGAAGAGCAACATTCTCCGGAAACGCCCAAACCTGAGATTATAGACCACTGTCTTCTTGAGGAATTGGTGCAGTCTGAATCCAAGGACCCTGATGTCACCAAAAGAAGAGACTGGTGGTCAATCCTTCCGAAG GCTGCAAATGAAGTATTCAATGGGATTGGTAAACGATGGGTTGTACCATGGTCGgcaatcacaatattaaaa GTTATGCTTCTTTGGACATCAGCATTTTGGTTCATAGGATCTTGGATGATTCCTTTTGCAGCCCATATAACTGGCTTTAGCAAGGATTCTTTGACATTTAGAGGACAGGCACTATTTAGCCTCGTCACTGATGTAACCGAAGGACTAGCTGGAATTGCAATTCTTGTCCGCTGCCTCTCTCGGTTTCGTCCCCTTCCACCCGACTGGTTCAAGTTTAGCCCCGAAGGGAAATGGCATTTAGATGTCGTCATGGGGTGCCTCATGTTTCCTCTTGTCAATCGGCTCTCTCAGTTCAACCTTGACATACTACCTATCTTACCATCAACACAGATCACCCTTTCAAGCGTTGAACAGTCAATAAAAGCAAGGGATCCTGTGGCTATGTTATTGTATGCAATTGTAGTAACGGTCTGCGCTCCTGTGTGGGAGGAAATAGTTTTCCGCGGTTTTCTACTCCCATCTCTTACCAAATATATGCCTGTATGGTGTGCGATACTGATAAGCTCAGTTGCGTTTGCGCTTGCACATTTTAACATACAGAGAATGTTGCCGCTTATATTTCTTGGGATGGTCATGGGTGTGATATTTACGCGGTCAAGAAATTTATTGCCATCAATGCTGTTGCATAGTCTTTGGAATGGATTTGTCTTTTTAGATTTGATGAAATAG
- the LOC123918334 gene encoding putative ribosome biogenesis ATPase nvl isoform X1 produces MEQKSLLISALSVGVGVGIGLASGQTVSKWGGPAYYSSSSSSNSVITADQIQHEMLRLIVDGRDSNVTFDKFPYYLSEQTRVLLTSAAYVHLKHAEVSKYTRNLAPASRTILLSGPAELYQQVLAKALAHYFEAKLLLLDLTDFSLKVQSKYCSGNKEYSFKRSTSESTLEKLSDLFGSFSIFQQREEPKVAGKMRRQSSGMDLQSMGNEASCNPPKLRRNASSSSNISGLTSQSNPTNSAPLKRTASWSFDEKLLIQSLYKVLVSVSKTYPTVLYLRDVDRLLCRSQKIYNMFQNMLKKLSGPILILGSRVLDSSNEFEEPDEKLTLLFPYDIEIRPPEDETHLVSWKSQLEEDMKMIQVQDNKNHITEVLAANDLDCDDLDSICVEDTMVLSNYIEEIIVSAISHHLMKNKDLEYRNGKLIISCNSLSHALGIFRKGKFSGSDTSKLEDQAPKSEIPSVVETVAKPAAKAESAAAPEKKAEAEISTLGAKTGVEKSVPPSKAPDVAPDNEFEKRIRPEVIPANEIDVTFADIGALEETKESLQELVMLPLRRPDLFTGGLLKPCRGILLFGPPGTGKTMLAKAIAKEAGASFINVSMSTITSKWFGEDEKNVRALFTLAAKVSPTIIFVDEVDSMLGQRTRVGEHEAMRKIKNEFMSHWDGLTTKQGERILVLAATNRPFDLDEAIIRRFERRIMVGLPSVENREKILRRLLGKEKVDKEIDFKELATMTEGYTGSDLKNFCTTAAYRPVRELIQQERLKDLDKKKKATKEKSKNTEDEAKEEVQKERVITLRPLNMQDFKEAKKQVAASFSAEGAGMGELTQWNELYGEGGTRKQKQLSYFL; encoded by the exons ATGGAACAGAAAAGCTTGCTGATATCAGCACTTAGTGTTGGTGTTGGAGTTGGAATTGGATTAGCTTCTGGACAAACTGTTTCTAAATGGGGAGGACCTGCTTAttattcttcttcatcttcttcaaactCTGTTATTACTGCTGATCAAATTCAACATGAAATGCTCCGGTTAATTGTTGATGGCAGAGATAGCAACGTTACTTTCGACAAATTCCCTTATTACCTAAG TGAGCAAACACGGGTTTTGTTGACAAGTGCTGCTTATGTTCATTTAAAGCATGCTGAAGTTTCTAAATATACGCGTAATCTTGCTCCTGCTAGTAGAACTATTCTTCTCTCTGGCCCTGCTG AACTTTACCAACAAGTGCTTGCCAAGGCTTTAGCTCATTACTTTGAGGCCAAGTTGCTTCTCTTGGATTTAACCGACTTTTCATTGAAG GTTCAAAGTAAATATTGTTCTGGCAACAAAGAATAT TCTTTCAAAAGATCCACTTCAGAATCAACTTTGGAGAAGCTATCTGATCTATTTGGATCATTTTCAATCTTTCAACAAAGAGAGGAACCTAAAG TTGCAGGAAAAATGCGCAGGCAAAGCAGTGGAATGGACCTACAATCAAT GGGTAATGAAGCATCTTGTAATCCTCCAAAGCTCCGTAGGAACGCTTCTTCGTCTTCAAATATCAGTGGCCTTACTTCGCAAAGCAATCCTACAAATTCAG CTCCTTTGAAGCGCACGGCCAGCTGGTCTTTCGATGAAAAACTACTTATACAGTCTCTTTACAAG GTTCTAGTGTCTGTATCTAAAACCTATCCAACTGTGCTATATCTGAGGGATGTTGATAGGTTATTATGTAGATCACAGAAGATATATAACATGTTCCAAAACATGTTGAAGAAACTCTCTGGACCAATTCTGATTCTTGGTTCGCGAGTTCTAGATTCTAGTAATGAATTTGAAGAGCCGGATGAGAAACTTACTTTGCTCTTCCCGTACGATATAGAAATCAGACCTCCAGAAGATGAAACACATCTTGTCAGCTGGAAGTCTCAATTGGAAGAGGATATGAAGATGATACAAGTTCAGGATAACAAGAATCATATCACGGAAGTGCTTGCAGCCAATGATCTCGATTGCGATGACTTGGATTCCATCTGTGTGGAAGACACGATGGTTCTCAGTAACTATATAGAAGAGATTATTGTGTCAGCGATCTCTCATCATTTGATGAAAAACAAAGACCTTGAATATAGAAATGGAAAGCTAATTATTTCTTGCAATAG TTTGTCGCATGCATTGGGTATATTCCGAAAGGGGAAATTCAGTGGAAGTGATACATCAAAATTGGAAGATCAAGCTCCAAAATCTGAG ATTCCAAGCGTAGTAGAAACTGTTGCTAAACCAGCAGCGAAGGCTGAAAGTGCTGCTGCTCCGGAAAAAAAGGCTGAAGCAGAAATATCAACTCTAGGGGCAAAGACAGGTGTTGAAAAATCAGTTCCACCATCTAAAGCTCCC GACGTTGCTCCTGATAACGAATTTGAGAAGCGAATAAGGCCTGAAGTTATACCAGCAAATGAGATCGATGTCACATTCGCTGATATTGGTGCCTTAGAAGAGACAAAGGAATCCCTTCAAGAACTAGTAATGCTTCCTCTCCGAAGGCCGGACCTTTTCACCGGAGGACTTCTAAAGCCATGCAGAGGAATATTGCTATTTGGACCTCCTGGAACTGGGAAGACAATGCTAGCAAAGGCCATTGCAAAAGAAGCTGGAGCAAGTTTCATTAATGTGTCTATGTCTACAATCACATCTAAATGGTTTGGTGAAGATGAGAAGAATGTTCGCGCTTTATTCACACTTGCAGCCAAAGTCTCTCCAACTATTATATTTGTCGATGAGGTTGATAGCATGCTCGGGCAACGAACAAGAGTTGGGGAGCATGAAGCCATGCGGAAAATAAAGAATGAATTTATGTCTCATTGGGATGGGCTCACGACAAAACAAGGAGAGCGCATCCTTGTTCTTGCAGCAACCAATAGGCCATTTGACCTGGATGAAGCTATTATAAGGCGATTCGAAAGGAG AATTATGGTAGGACTACCATCTGTTGAGAACAGGGAAAAGATTTTAAGGAGACTTTTGGGAAAAGAAAAGGTGGACAAGGAAATTGATTTTAAGGAACTTGCCACCATGACAGAAGGATATACCGGAAGTGATCTAAAg AACTTTTGCACAACTGCTGCTTATCGACCTGTTCGAGAGTTGATTCAGCAAGAGAGATTAAAGGATCTG GATAAGAAAAAGAAAGCTACGAAGGAAAAAAGCAAAAATACCGAAGACGAAGCGAAGGAGGAAGTTCAAAAAGAAAGAGTTATTACCCTAAGGCCATTGAATATGCAGGATTTCAAAGAGGCCAAGAAACAAGTTGCTGCAAGCTTTTCTGCTGAGGGTGCTGGGATGGGTGAATTGACTCAGTGGAATGAGTTGTATGGAGAAGGTGGTACTAGGAAGCAAAAGCAATTGTCATATTTCCTGTGA
- the LOC123918334 gene encoding putative ribosome biogenesis ATPase nvl isoform X2 has protein sequence MEQKSLLISALSVGVGVGIGLASGQTVSKWGGPAYYSSSSSSNSVITADQIQHEMLRLIVDGRDSNVTFDKFPYYLSEQTRVLLTSAAYVHLKHAEVSKYTRNLAPASRTILLSGPAELYQQVLAKALAHYFEAKLLLLDLTDFSLKVQSKYCSGNKEYSFKRSTSESTLEKLSDLFGSFSIFQQREEPKGKMRRQSSGMDLQSMGNEASCNPPKLRRNASSSSNISGLTSQSNPTNSAPLKRTASWSFDEKLLIQSLYKVLVSVSKTYPTVLYLRDVDRLLCRSQKIYNMFQNMLKKLSGPILILGSRVLDSSNEFEEPDEKLTLLFPYDIEIRPPEDETHLVSWKSQLEEDMKMIQVQDNKNHITEVLAANDLDCDDLDSICVEDTMVLSNYIEEIIVSAISHHLMKNKDLEYRNGKLIISCNSLSHALGIFRKGKFSGSDTSKLEDQAPKSEIPSVVETVAKPAAKAESAAAPEKKAEAEISTLGAKTGVEKSVPPSKAPDVAPDNEFEKRIRPEVIPANEIDVTFADIGALEETKESLQELVMLPLRRPDLFTGGLLKPCRGILLFGPPGTGKTMLAKAIAKEAGASFINVSMSTITSKWFGEDEKNVRALFTLAAKVSPTIIFVDEVDSMLGQRTRVGEHEAMRKIKNEFMSHWDGLTTKQGERILVLAATNRPFDLDEAIIRRFERRIMVGLPSVENREKILRRLLGKEKVDKEIDFKELATMTEGYTGSDLKNFCTTAAYRPVRELIQQERLKDLDKKKKATKEKSKNTEDEAKEEVQKERVITLRPLNMQDFKEAKKQVAASFSAEGAGMGELTQWNELYGEGGTRKQKQLSYFL, from the exons ATGGAACAGAAAAGCTTGCTGATATCAGCACTTAGTGTTGGTGTTGGAGTTGGAATTGGATTAGCTTCTGGACAAACTGTTTCTAAATGGGGAGGACCTGCTTAttattcttcttcatcttcttcaaactCTGTTATTACTGCTGATCAAATTCAACATGAAATGCTCCGGTTAATTGTTGATGGCAGAGATAGCAACGTTACTTTCGACAAATTCCCTTATTACCTAAG TGAGCAAACACGGGTTTTGTTGACAAGTGCTGCTTATGTTCATTTAAAGCATGCTGAAGTTTCTAAATATACGCGTAATCTTGCTCCTGCTAGTAGAACTATTCTTCTCTCTGGCCCTGCTG AACTTTACCAACAAGTGCTTGCCAAGGCTTTAGCTCATTACTTTGAGGCCAAGTTGCTTCTCTTGGATTTAACCGACTTTTCATTGAAG GTTCAAAGTAAATATTGTTCTGGCAACAAAGAATAT TCTTTCAAAAGATCCACTTCAGAATCAACTTTGGAGAAGCTATCTGATCTATTTGGATCATTTTCAATCTTTCAACAAAGAGAGGAACCTAAAG GAAAAATGCGCAGGCAAAGCAGTGGAATGGACCTACAATCAAT GGGTAATGAAGCATCTTGTAATCCTCCAAAGCTCCGTAGGAACGCTTCTTCGTCTTCAAATATCAGTGGCCTTACTTCGCAAAGCAATCCTACAAATTCAG CTCCTTTGAAGCGCACGGCCAGCTGGTCTTTCGATGAAAAACTACTTATACAGTCTCTTTACAAG GTTCTAGTGTCTGTATCTAAAACCTATCCAACTGTGCTATATCTGAGGGATGTTGATAGGTTATTATGTAGATCACAGAAGATATATAACATGTTCCAAAACATGTTGAAGAAACTCTCTGGACCAATTCTGATTCTTGGTTCGCGAGTTCTAGATTCTAGTAATGAATTTGAAGAGCCGGATGAGAAACTTACTTTGCTCTTCCCGTACGATATAGAAATCAGACCTCCAGAAGATGAAACACATCTTGTCAGCTGGAAGTCTCAATTGGAAGAGGATATGAAGATGATACAAGTTCAGGATAACAAGAATCATATCACGGAAGTGCTTGCAGCCAATGATCTCGATTGCGATGACTTGGATTCCATCTGTGTGGAAGACACGATGGTTCTCAGTAACTATATAGAAGAGATTATTGTGTCAGCGATCTCTCATCATTTGATGAAAAACAAAGACCTTGAATATAGAAATGGAAAGCTAATTATTTCTTGCAATAG TTTGTCGCATGCATTGGGTATATTCCGAAAGGGGAAATTCAGTGGAAGTGATACATCAAAATTGGAAGATCAAGCTCCAAAATCTGAG ATTCCAAGCGTAGTAGAAACTGTTGCTAAACCAGCAGCGAAGGCTGAAAGTGCTGCTGCTCCGGAAAAAAAGGCTGAAGCAGAAATATCAACTCTAGGGGCAAAGACAGGTGTTGAAAAATCAGTTCCACCATCTAAAGCTCCC GACGTTGCTCCTGATAACGAATTTGAGAAGCGAATAAGGCCTGAAGTTATACCAGCAAATGAGATCGATGTCACATTCGCTGATATTGGTGCCTTAGAAGAGACAAAGGAATCCCTTCAAGAACTAGTAATGCTTCCTCTCCGAAGGCCGGACCTTTTCACCGGAGGACTTCTAAAGCCATGCAGAGGAATATTGCTATTTGGACCTCCTGGAACTGGGAAGACAATGCTAGCAAAGGCCATTGCAAAAGAAGCTGGAGCAAGTTTCATTAATGTGTCTATGTCTACAATCACATCTAAATGGTTTGGTGAAGATGAGAAGAATGTTCGCGCTTTATTCACACTTGCAGCCAAAGTCTCTCCAACTATTATATTTGTCGATGAGGTTGATAGCATGCTCGGGCAACGAACAAGAGTTGGGGAGCATGAAGCCATGCGGAAAATAAAGAATGAATTTATGTCTCATTGGGATGGGCTCACGACAAAACAAGGAGAGCGCATCCTTGTTCTTGCAGCAACCAATAGGCCATTTGACCTGGATGAAGCTATTATAAGGCGATTCGAAAGGAG AATTATGGTAGGACTACCATCTGTTGAGAACAGGGAAAAGATTTTAAGGAGACTTTTGGGAAAAGAAAAGGTGGACAAGGAAATTGATTTTAAGGAACTTGCCACCATGACAGAAGGATATACCGGAAGTGATCTAAAg AACTTTTGCACAACTGCTGCTTATCGACCTGTTCGAGAGTTGATTCAGCAAGAGAGATTAAAGGATCTG GATAAGAAAAAGAAAGCTACGAAGGAAAAAAGCAAAAATACCGAAGACGAAGCGAAGGAGGAAGTTCAAAAAGAAAGAGTTATTACCCTAAGGCCATTGAATATGCAGGATTTCAAAGAGGCCAAGAAACAAGTTGCTGCAAGCTTTTCTGCTGAGGGTGCTGGGATGGGTGAATTGACTCAGTGGAATGAGTTGTATGGAGAAGGTGGTACTAGGAAGCAAAAGCAATTGTCATATTTCCTGTGA